One stretch of Bombus affinis isolate iyBomAffi1 chromosome 4, iyBomAffi1.2, whole genome shotgun sequence DNA includes these proteins:
- the LOC126915743 gene encoding insulin-like growth factor-binding protein complex acid labile subunit produces MSGLLYTLLGLAASSSLHCAVRREISPCTCRQEAFSSTVINPAQAAVAAVAAAAAATTGNNAGHHGHGERIEVVCERMDSFEQVAGALRGKFTTEQQITLRVSHSNLRDISRHDFKELRMSITKLELNHDRLGFVDGEVFAGLGRTQYLSLADNEVPSIPRHILSHLSLLRTLDLSRNRISRIDSDDFKYNPTLQHLLLAGNAISEMVPGSLPPLVKHLHVGRNQLQSLNRTLRDLNQLEWLLINANELTSLDGELPSSGHNLKMLYAVDNKLTHLPAEFRYLHRLESLYLQHNKIRSLDGTLQKARRLKFLELSYNDLQELTEEDFLEAEMLEDLELGHNSLKSLGSAGNGNGDGNGGNSVLYPLRSLKCLNLTHNELREFSFASLRGLRELRLLDLSNNRIARLHRGRTPSENLVEEEGEETAGGNIQDMQLQHNELRSLDGSLFLGMKELQKLNLSYNALGPTIGQRDLRGLDGLKVLDLSHNELTTLEDTSETWLPSLEELNASHNRLVTLSERDFRGFPVLCWADVSANRIRTLMPELVANTRCTVHGVPDVLRIYLQDNPVLCDPGLADLTVAFEVNHAKVYGVVNNCPTTVATPTEQTSPLPPLPPTLLLAAAAAASGGNVSFAATLE; encoded by the exons ATGTCGGGGCTGCTTTACACGCTTTTAGGGTTGGCGGCTAGCTCGAGCCTTCATTGCGCTGTTCGCCGCGAGATAAGCCCATGCACCTGCCGACAGGAAGCGTTCTCCAGCACCGTTATCAACCCGGCGCaggctgctgttgctgctgtagCCGCCGCGGCTGCTGCTACGACCGGTAACAATGCCGGTCACCATGGACACGGCGAACGGATCGAGGTCGTATGCGAACGGATGGACTCTTTCGAACAAGTGGCAGGGGCATTAAGGGGCAAATTCACCACCGAGCAACAGATTACTTTGCGTGTTTCTCATTCAAATCTCAGGGATATATCGCGGCATGATTTCAAAGAGCTGCGGATGTCCATTACGAAGCTCGAGCTGAATCACGATCGTCTAGG GTTCGTAGACGGCGAAGTTTTCGCGGGGTTGGGAAGAACGCAATATCTTAGTCTCGCGGATAACGAAGTACCATCTATACCGAGACATATTCTGTCGCATCTCTCATTGCTGAGGACCCTAGATCTCAGCAGAAATCGGATAAGCCGTATAGACTCGGATGACTTTAAG TACAACCCGACATTACAGCATCTCCTGCTGGCCGGAAATGCGATTTCAGAAATGGTGCCAGGCTCGTTGCCACCATTAGTGAAGCACCTACACGTTGGCCGCAATCAGTTACAAAGCCTGAATCGAACGTTACG AGATTTGAATCAGTTGGAGTGGTTGCTAATTAACGCCAACGAGCTCACGTCTTTAGATGGCGAGCTACCGTCTTCTGGTCATAACCTGAAGATGCTCTACGCCGTGGACAATAAATTAACTCACTTGCCGGCAGAATTTCGCTACTTACATCGTTTGGAAAGTCTCTATCTTCAGCACAATAAGATTCGCAGTCTCGATGGCACGCTGCAAAAGGCTCGTAGATTGAAGTTTCTCGAACTTTCGTACAACGATCTGCAAGAG TTAACGGAAGAAGATTTCCTAGAAGCAGAGATGTTAGAAGATCTGGAGCTCGGACACAATTCTCTAAAATCGTTGGGTAGCGCGGGTAATGGTAATGGCGACGGAAACGGGGGCAACAGTGTCCTTTACCCTCTCAGGTCTCTCAAGTGTTTAAACTTGACGCACAACGAGCTTCGCGAGTTCTCATTCGCGTCACTTCGTGGCCTGCGCGAGCTACGATTGCTCGATCTCTCGAACAACAGAATCGCGCGACTCCACAGAGGAAGAACGCCGTCAGAG AATTTGGTAGAAGAGGAAGGGGAAGAAACGGCGGGCGGAAATATTCAAGATATGCAACTGCAGCACAACGAGCTTCGAAGCTTGGACGGCTCGTTATTCCTTGGAATGAAGGAATTACAGAAGCTGAATCTCAGTTACAACGCTTTAGGACCGACGATTGGACAGCGTGATCTACGAGGCCTCGATGGTCTCAAAGTCCTCGATCTCTCTCACAACGAGCTTACTACACTTGAAGATACGTCAGAG ACGTGGCTTCCTTCCCTGGAGGAATTAAACGCATCGCACAATCGTTTGGTAACATTGTCCGAGAGAGACTTCCGTGGATTTCCTGTTCTCTGCTGGGCAGATGTGAGCGCGAATCGGATACGTACTCTGATGCCGGAACTCGTGGCGAACACACGTTGCACCGTTCACGGTGTGCCTGACGTGCTTCGCATATATCTTCAAG ATAATCCGGTGTTGTGCGATCCTGGACTCGCAGACTTGACCGTGGCTTTCGAAGTCAATCACGCGAAAGTCTATGGTGTGGTCAATAATTGTCCAACGACCGTTGCAACTCCCACCGAGCAAACATCGCCGCTTCCGCCGTTACCACCGACGCTGTTATTGGCCGCCGCCGCGGCTGCTTCCGgaggaaatgtttctttcgccgCGACTCTCGAGTAG